From a region of the Anomalospiza imberbis isolate Cuckoo-Finch-1a 21T00152 chromosome 3, ASM3175350v1, whole genome shotgun sequence genome:
- the SOCS5 gene encoding suppressor of cytokine signaling 5 — MDKVGKMWNNFKYRCQNLFSHEGGSQNESIVVNSNNCSSGKEKAIQITNLTQQQPSSPLRENIALQLGLSPSKNSARRNQNCVTEIPQIVEISIEKENDSCVTTEARLARRDSYSRHAPWGGKKKHSCSTKTQSSLDTEKRFGRTQSGLQRRERRYGVSSVRDMDAASSRTVGSRSLRQRLQDTVGLCFPMRTYSKQSKPLFSNKRKIHLSELMLDKCPFPAGSDLAQKWHLIKQHTAPVSPHSTFFDTFDPSLVSTEDEEDRLRERRRLSIEEGVDPPPNAQIHTFEATAQVNPLYKLGPKLAPGMTELTGDKTITPPGHCDSEEDTTTLCLQSRRQKQRQMSGESHGHINRQGAWKVHTQIDYIHCLVPDLLQITGNPCYWGVMDRYEAEALLEGKPEGTFLLRDSAQEDYLFSVSFRRYNRSLHARIEQWNHNFSFDAHDPCVFHSSTITGLLEHYKDPSSCMFFEPLLTVSLNRTFPFSLQYICRAVICRCTTYDGIDDLPLPSMLQDFLKEYHYKQKVRVRWLEREPIKTK, encoded by the coding sequence TAGTTGTGAACTCCAATAATTGCTCATCTGGTAAAGAGAAAGCCATCCAGATAACTAACTTGACTCAACAACAGCCCAGCAGCCCTTTGAGAGAAAACATTGCTTTGCAATTAGGCTTAAGTCCTTCAAAGAATTCAGCAAGGCGGAACCAAAACTGTGTCACAGAAATTCCTCAGATTGTTGAAATAAGCATTGAGAAAGAGAATGACTCATGTGTCACCACAGAAGCCAGGCTTGCTCGAAGGGACTCTTATTCTCGGCATGCTCCTTGGGGTGGGAAGAAGAAGCATTCCTGCTCTACCAAAACACAGAGCTCGTTGGATACTGAAAAAAGATTTGGTAGAACACAAAGTGGTTtgcagaggagggagagaaggtacGGGGTGAGCTCAGTCCGTGACATGGACGCAGCATCCAGCAGGACAGTAGGTAGCCGTTCTCTGCGACAGCGTCTCCAAGATACTGTTGGGCTGTGTTTTCCCATGAGAACTTACAGCAAACAGTCCAAACCTCTGTTTTCTAACAAAAGAAAGATCCATCTCTCTGAACTAATGCTTGATAAATgcccttttcctgcaggctcagATCTGGCCCAGAAGTGGCATCTGATTAAACAACACACAGCACCTGTGAGCCCTCATTCAACTTTCTTTGACACATTTGATCCTTCCTTGGTTTCCACAGAAGATGAAGAAGACCGGCTCAGAGAGAGACGTAGGCTTAGTATTGAAGAAGGGGTTGATCCCCCTCCCAATGCCCAAATACACACTTTTGAAGCTACAGCACAGGTAAATCCATTGTATAAACTGGGACCAAAGTTAGCCCCTGGTATGACTGAGCTGACCGGGGACAAAACCATAACACCTCCAGGGCACTGTGACTCCGAAGAGGACACAACAACGCTTTGCCTGCAGTCGCGCCGGCAGAAGCAGCGTCAGATGTCAGGAGAGAGCCATGGCCATATCAACAGGCAGGGGGCTTGGAAAGTGCATACTCAGATCGATTACATTCACTGCCTCGTGCCAGACTTGCTCCAGATCACAGGTAACCCGTGTTACTGGGGCGTCATGGACCGCTATGAAGCAGAAGCACTTCTGGAAGGTAAACCCGAAGGCACTTTTTTGCTCAGGGATTCTGCGCAGGAGGACTACCTCTTCTCTGTGAGCTTCCGCCGCTACAACCGCTCCCTGCACGCACGCATTGAGCAGTGGAACCACAACTTCAGCTTTGATGCCCACGACCCCTGTGTGTTCCACTCCTCCACTATTACGGGGCTTCTGGAACACTACAAAGACCCCAGCTCTTGCATGTTCTTTGAGCCATTGCTTACTGTATCTCTGAACAGGACCTTCCCCTTTAGTCTGCAGTATATCTGCCGGGCAGTAATCTGCAGGTGCACTACATACGATGGAATTGATGACCTTCCTTTACCCTCAATGTTGCAAGACTTTCTAAAGGAGTATCACTATAAACAAAAAGTTAGGGTGCGATGGCTGGAGCGGGAACCTATAAAAACAAAGTAA